TGGCCGATCCGAAACGCAACACCGCGCTGGCCGATCTGCTGGTGCGCTACGCCAGGGCCGTCAAGTGGGCGCACGACAACCGCGACGAGTGGGCGGCCCGGTATGCCGCCGAGGTGGGCCTGGATCCCGAGGTGGGCGCCGTCGCGCAGGGCCGCAGCCTGCGCCTGCCCACCGACCTGTCCGACGATCTCGTGGCGTCCGAGCAGGAGATGGCCGACCTGTTCGCCGAATCCGGGCAGATCGCGTCGGCCCCGGAGTTCTCGCAGTGGGTGGACCGGCGCTTCGGTGAACAACTCCGCCCGCTGTACCTCGACCGCCACTAGGAGCAAGCGCCATGACCTTCGCGAAATTCTTCTGGTTTCTGCCCACGGCGGGCGACAGCCGCTCGATCGTCGGCTCGTCACATGCGTCGTCGCAACACACGGTGCCGGACAACTACCGGCCACCGACCCGGCGCTACCTGGCCGAGGTGGCCCGCGCGGCCGACCGGCTCGGCTACGAGGGCGTGCTCACCCCGACCGGAACGTGGTGCGAGGACGCGTGGTTGACCACCTCGGCGCTGCTCGCCGAGACCGAACGGCTCAAGTTCCTTGTGGCGTTCCGCCCCGGCCTGGTGCCGCCGACGTTGGCCGCGCAGCAGACCGCGACACTGCAGCGGTTCTCGGGGGGACGTGTACTGCTCAACGTCGTCACCGGCGGCGACAACGTCGAACAACGCCGGTTCGGGGACTGGCTCGACCACGACGAGCGTTACGCGCGCACCGGCGAGTTCCTCCACATTGTCAACCGTCTGTGGCGCCAGGCGAGCGACGAATCACTCGACTACGAGGGCACCTACTACAAGGTGGCCGACGCCAGGGTGTCGGCGCCGCCGGACCCGGTGCCGCAGATCTACTTCGGCGGCTCGTCGCCGGCGGCACTGCCGATCGCGGGCGAACACGTCGACGTCTACCTCACGTGGGGCGAACCGCCGCAGGACGCCGCGGCGAAGATCGAGAAAGTCCGCGCGCTCGCCGCGCGACGCGGGCGCACGGTGCGGTTCGGCATCCGGCTGCACACCATCTCGCGGGACACCTCGGCCGCGGCATGGGCGGTCGCCGACGATCTGGTCGCAGGCCTCGATCCCGAGGCCATCGCGAAAGCCACTGCGCTGCACTCGAAGTCGGAGTCCGAAGGTCAGCGTCGGATGACGGCCCTGCACGGCGGGCGGATCGACAGACTCGAGATCCACCCGAACCTGTGGGCCGGCGTCGGCCTGGTGCGCGGGGGAGCGGGCACCGCACTGGTCGGCAGCCACGAAGAGGTCGCCAACCTGATCTACGAGTACCACTCGCTGGGCTTCGACGAGTTCATCCTGTCCGGCTACCCGCACCTGGAGGAGTCGTACTGGTTCGCCGAGGGAGTGTTGCCGATCCTGCGGCGCAAAGGCGTGGCCGCCTGATGCCGCTCAGTCCGGTTCGCAGCTGAACTGACGGCCCACGCCCACCGGCGGGTTCACCGGGCGAAGACATCCCAGCGGTGCCACGCCCGAGGCGTCGAGCCGGATCCCGGACTGGTGTGCATAGTTGACGCACACCAGCGCCGAGGCGTCGGCGCGGCACCGGTAGTCCCCGAACGCCAACGACTGCCCGGCTGCCAGCTGGGTCCCGTCGCCGTAGGTGAACAGGCCCGGATCGCCGTGCAGCGAGCCGACGTCGACCGTCGGCCCGGCGAAATCCACCCAGCCCGCAACCCAGTTGCCCTCGACGTCTGACGGCTTGGTCGGCAGATCACCCGCGGTCACCAGGCACGCCAGTTGGCCGCCGGCCAGCTTTTCGGTGACGCAGCGGGTTCCGGCCGCGACGAATGCGATGTCGTCGCCCAGATCGGTGGTCTCGCCGTCGCGGGTCGCGCTGTGGAACTCGGCGGTGTCGGCCGGGGTTCCGGCCTCGACCCACCTGATGACCTGCGACATGGGCGTTCCCGCAGCAGGCGCCGTGGTGGGGATCGGCGAGGTCGGTGACGGTTTGGCGCTCGTCGTGTGCGTGGTGGTGGCGGGCGCGGACAAATCCGGTTGCGAGGTCGGCGCGGCCTCCCGACCGCCCGATCCGCACCCTGCCACAAGCACAGACGCCGCGATGATCACAGCAGTCCGCATTCCGTCAGGCTAGCGGGCGGTGGCCCCGAACACCGGCTGCGGTGCCCAGGCGGGGACCCCGTCACCACGTTCGATACCGTCGGTTGATGCACGAACGCACCGTCCGCGCAGAGATCAGTACCGGGATCGTCGAGGGATTCACGCGAGACGGCGTACATCGGTGGCGTTCCATCCCGTACGCCCGGGCGCCCATCGGCCCGCTGCGGCTGCGGGCGCCTCAGCCCGCCGAGGGATGGCCCGGCGTGCGGTACTGCCACGGATTCGGCTACTGCGCGCCCCAGCAGCGCCGCTACACCCTGACGGGGGTCGGCAAGTACCAGCCGATGAGCGAGGACTGCCTGACCCTCAACGTCGTCGCTCCCGAAGAACCCCACGAGGATGCGTTGCCGGTCATGTTCTTCGTCCACGGCGGCGGCTACATCCTCGGCAGTTCGGCGACACCGATCTACGACGGCGCCGCGCTCGCGCGGCGCGGCTGCGTGTACGTCTCGGTGAACTACCGCCTTGGCGTGCTGGGCTGCATGGAACTGTCGTCGCTGTCGACCCCGGACCACCCGATCGACGACAACCTGTTCCTGCGCGACCTCGTGCTCGCGTTGCAGTGGGTCCGCGACAACATCGCGGTGTTCGGCGGGGATCCCGACAATGTGACGATCTTCGGTGAGAGTGCCGGCGCGCAGGCCGTCGCGACGCTGCTCGCCGTGCCCGCCGCCGAGGGGTTGTTCGCACGCGTGATCTCCGAGAGCCCGGCCAGCGGCATGGTGAGCTCGGCCGCGGCGTCGGCACGTCTGGCCGCACAGTTCGCGGGGCTCATCGCGCCGGGTGGTGAGGACGCCGCCGCGGCGCTGAAGACACTCGGCCCGGCCCAACTGGGCCGCGCGCTCGAAACACTCATCAGACGCGGCATGACGGACATGCCAGGCGCATTCCCGGTCGGCCCCACCTGGGACACCGAGTTCCTGCCGACCGACCCGATCGAGGCGATCACCGAGGGCAGCGCGCACCGGGTGCCGCTCATCGTCGGCAACAACGCCGACGAGGGCCGGTTGTTCACGCGCTTCCTGCCGCTGCTGCCGACCAACGAACCGATGATCGAAAAACTCTTCGCCGATGCCGATCCGGCGCATCGCGAGCGGATCCTGGCCGCCTATCCGGGGTATCCCGACAGCTCGGCGTGTATCCGCCTGGGCGGCGACTTCGCGTTCGGATCGGCCACATGGCAGGTGGCCGAGGCGCACAGCCGCCACGCGCCCACGTACGTGTACCGCTACGACTACGCGCCGCGCGCCCTGCGCTGGTCGGGCCTCGGTGCCACACACGCGATGGAACTGCTCGCCGTATTCGACACCTACCGCACCAGATACGGCTCGATGCTGACCGCGGTGGCCGACCGCCGATCGGCGCGCCGCGTCAGCCGCGACATCCAGACCCGGTGGCGGAACTTCAGCCGCGCCGGCGTCCCTGGGTCCGATTGGCCGGCTTATCGGCCCGACGATCGCGCGGTGTACGTGTTCGACACCAGGCCGCGCATCGAGTACGACCCCGATGCGGATCGGCGGCTCGCGTGGGAGGGGTTCAGTCTCGCCCAGCGCTGAACTCTGCGCCGATCCGCTGCGCGGACCCGCGCCGGTGTGATTGCGTGAACGTCGTGGACTACCCACTGGATCCGCTGTCGGCCGACGAGTTCACCGCGGTCGCAGCGATACTGCGGCGTGAAAACGGGGTCGGAGAGGGCTGGCGGATCGCCTCGGTAGAGCTGGCCGAACCGTCCAAGGCCGAACTGGCCGCATTCGACGAGGGCGGCCCGACGCCGGCGCGGCGGGCAGCGGTTCTCTGCCTCGACCGGTCGGCGAACGCCACCTACAAGGGATTCGTGTCGCTGACCGAGGACCGGGTGGAGAGCTTCACCCACATCCCGGGCGTACAAGCCAATTTCACCGTGGACGAGTTCGCCGAGTGCGATCAGATCCTGCGCAGACACCCCGACGTGATCGCGGCGCTGACGCGACGCGGCATCATCGACATCGACAACGTGTTCATGGACACGTGGACCTACGGTTCGGCCGTCGCGCCGCCCGAGTACGCTGACCGCCGCATCGGCTGGTCCGACACCTGGTACAAGTCCGCCGCAGGGGCCAACCCGTATGCCCATCCGATCAGTGGGCTGCACTGCGTCGTCGACCTCAACGCCATGGAGGTGCTCCGTGTCGAGGACGACGGCACCAACGAAAGCCCCGACGTCATGGGCGAATACGTGCCACGTCACATTCCCGAGCGGATCCGCGCCGCCTCGACGCGCGAACCCGTCAAACCGCTCGAGATCACGCAGCCCGAGGGGCCGTCGTTCACACTCCGCGGCAACCTGCTGCAGTGGCAGAACTGGTCGCTGCGAATCGGGTTCAACCACCGAGAAGGCATGACGCTGCACACCGTGCGCTACCGCGACGGTGCGGTCAACCGCTCGGTGGCGCACCGGTTGTCGTTCGCCGAGATGGTTGTGCCCTATCGCGATTCGTCGGTGGACCACTATCGCCGCACCGCGTTCGACATCGGCGAGTGGGGCCTGGGGTTCATGACCACGTCGCTCGAACTCGGCTGCGACTGCCTCGGCGAGATCCGCTACCTCGACGCCGTGCTGCACAACAGCAAGGGCGAGCCCTACACGATCGCCGACGCCATCTGCATCCACGAGGAGGACAACGCCGTGCTGTGGAAGCACGTCGACCACGAGGCCGGTGCCGAGGTACGCCGGATGCGCAGGCTCACCCTGTCGTTCCACGTCACCGTCGCCAACTACGAGTACCTCGTGTACTGGCGGCTGTACCAGGACGGCAACATCGAATGCGAGGTACGCGCCACCGGCATCATGGTGACCACGCCGTTGCCCGCCGGAGTCGACTCGCATCCCAACGGCACGCTGGTCGACAAACGCACGTACGCGCCGTATCACCAGCATTTCCTGATCGCGCGGCTCGACCTGGACATCGACGGCACCGACAACACCGTCTTCGTGACCGAGTCCCACGCCGAACCCGTCGGCCCGAACAATCCGTACGGGCTTGCGGTGGTCGTGCGCGAGGAGGCACTGCGCACCGAGGCCGACGGCAGGCAGGACGTCGACTTCGCGACACAACGGGCGTGGAAGGTGGTCAACACGAACGCCGTCAACGGCCTTGGCACACACCCGTCGTACAAGCTGGTGCCGACCGGCGCGATCCCGCCGATGCTCGACCCGGCCTCACCTGTGCTGCAACGCGCCAACGTCATCGGACACACCCTGTGGGTCACACCCAACCACCCCGACGAGCGCTGGCCCGCAGGGGAGTTCGTCAACCAGTCGACCCACGACACCGGTCTGGGCGAGTGGACCAAGGCCAACCGCTCGATCGACAACACCGACGTGGTGCTCTGGTACGTGTTCGGCATCCACCACATCACCCGTCCCGAGGACTGGCCCGTGATGCCCGTCGACATCGTGTCGTTCTGGCTCAAGCCGTACGGCTTCTTCGACCGCAACCCCGCGTTGGACGTTCCCGCCACGCCGCCCGGTGCGTGCGCCCACGGGCACGCCAGGGCCGCACACCATTAGCCGAACTAGTTGACACCTGTCATGTGTGAGTCGGATCACTGCTAGGTTGCGTGTGTGCAACCGACTCAGAACGCCGTCATCGAACGTCCCGACGACCTGACCTGCGGGTGGCTGACCACCGCTCTGGGCGCCGGGCAGGTCACCGATTTCAGCTTCGAACGCATCGGCACGGGCCAGATGAGTGAGTGCTACCGCGTGAGCCTGCGCTATGCGGAGACGGGTGCCGGCGGCGCGGACGGCCCCGCGTCGGTGGTGCTGAAGGTTGCCGCCACCGACCGCAACAGCCGCCAGACCGGTCTGGCGCTGGGCCTCTACGAGCGGGAAGTGCGGTTCTACACCGACATCGCCCCGCAACTCCGGGGTGGCCCCGTCGCGCCGTGCCACCACTCGGCGTTCGACCCACGGACCGGGGCGTTCGACCTGCTGCTCGGTGATGCCGCGCCGGCCACCGTCGGCGACGAACTGCGGGGTGCGACCATCGAGCAGGCCAGGCTGGCGCTGTCGGAGCTGGGGCACGTGCACGGCGCCGCGCACGCGTCGTCCGGCGGTGCCGTCATCGCCGACTGGCTCGTACGCGAGGCACCGGTCGGCCAGCCGATGCTCGCGGGGTTGTACGCGGCGTTCGCCGAGCGCTATGCCGAGGCGATCACACCGCGGCAGCGCGAGGTGTGCGAGCGGCTCGTCGGAAGCTTCGAGAGCTACCTCGCCGCCGAGAACCAGCGGCCGAAAGGGCTGGTGCACGGCGACTATCGGCTCGACAACATGCTGTTCGGCGATCCAGGCGCCGACCGCCCGCTGACCGTCGTCGACTGGCAGACCGTCACGTGGGGCCCCGCACTCACCGACGTGGCGTACTTCGTCGGCGGATCACTACCCGTCGACGCGCGCCGCGAACACTACGACGGGCTGCTGCGTGCCTACCACGAGGCGCTCGGACCCGGCGCACCGCTGACGCTCGACCAGGTGCGTGAAGAGGTGCGGCGGCAGAGCTTCTTCGGCGTGGTGATGGCCATCGTGTCGTCGATGCTCGTCGAGCGCACCGAGCGCGGCGACCAGATGTTCATGACCATGCTCGAGCGGCACTGCAGCCACGTGCTCGACACCGGCGCGCTGGACATCCTCGCGCCGCCGGTGCCCGTCGAACCGCTCAAGCCCGCACCCGAGGACGACGACGCGCACACACCCGGTGGCGAGCCGCTGTGGAACGAGAGCTGGTACTTCGACTTCGTCGACACCGCAGCCGGATTCGGCGGCTGGATCCGGCTCGGCCTGATCCCCAACCAGGACCACGCCTGGATCAACGTACTGGTGTGCGGACCCGGTCTGCCGACCGTGGCGCTCAACGACTTCCACGCGGCACTGCCTGCCGACATCGCGCGGGTGTCCGGTGCAGGCGTCGAGCTCTCGCTGCAGCGCGGCGAGCCGCTGCAGACCTACCGCGTCACCGCATCGGGCCGAGCGCAGGCCCACGACGATCCCGCGGCGCTGCTGCGCGACGAGTCAGGCACACCGCTCGACGTGACGGTTGACCTGACCTGGACGTCGGTCGGCACGCCCTACCTGTACCGGATCACGCCACGCTACGAGATCCCGTGCGCGGTCACCGGAACCGTCACCGTGGGTGAGAAGACGTACCCGCTCGACGCCGTCGTCGGCCAACGTGACCACTCGTGGGGTGTGCGGGACTGGTGGGCCATGGAATGGGTCTGGAGCGCACTACATCTCGACGACGGGACCCACCTGCACGCCGTCGACATCCGCATCCCCGACATGCCACCCATCGGCATCGGGTACACACAGCGAGAAGGAGACCTCGTCGAACTGGAATCCGTGACAGCACGGCACGCACTCGGCGACGACGACCTGCCCGTCACCACCACGCTGGCCCTGCAACCGGGCAACATCGAGGCCACCATCGACATCCAGGGCCACGCCCCGGTCAAGCTCACCTCAGCCGAGGGCAAGATCAGCCAGTTCCCGCGCGCCTGGGCGAGCGTGCGTACCGCCGACGGCCGCACCGGCGCCGGCTGGCTGGAGTGGAACCGCAACCTGGGGTAGTCGGTGCTGTCCCCACCGTCCTCCGAGGTGGTGTCGTCGGCACCGCGACCGTGCGTGTCTGCTGCCCGCCACGCCGGGATTTCGCATCAGTTGACGCACGCTCGCGGCCGCCGAGCGTGCGTCAACTGAAGGGGAAGCGCTTCAGCCGAGCCGTCGCACCCGAGGCCAGCTCTAAGCGACCCGACGGCATACCCAGGTGTGCGGCAAGGAGTTTCGTGACAGCAGCGTTGGCCTTGCCGTCGACGGCGCGCTCCTGCACGTAGATGGTGAGGGTGCCGTCGTCGCCGGTCTCGACGAGCGGGCCTTTGCGGCTACCCGGCTTGACGCGGACGACGACGGTTTCGCTCACGCACTCATTTTCGCGCGAGCGTGCGCGCAGTGCTGCTGTGGGGCGGTGTGTCGCACAGCAGACGCGCACGCTCGCGGTGCAAGGCGCAGAGCCTACCGCGCCGTGCTGTGCGCGCTACCGCGCCGTGCTGTGCGCGCTACCGCGCGACGATCACCGAGGAGCCATGACCGAACAGACCTTGATTGGCCGTGATGCCGACCTTGGCGCCCTCGACCTGACGTCCGGTCGCCTGGCCCCTGAGTTGCCAGGTGAGCTCGCACACCTGTGCGATGGCCTGCGCGGGAATGGCCTCGCCGAAGCACGCCAGCCCGCCCGACGGATTGACCGGGATGCGTCCGCCGATCGTGGTGGCGCCGCTGCGCAGCAACTGCTCGGCCTCGCCTTTCCCGCACAGCCCCAGGTGCTCGTACCAGTCGAGTTCGAGCGCGGTGGACAGGTCGTAGACCTCGGCCAGGCTCAGGTCCTCGGGCCCAACACCCGCCTCGGCGTAGGCCGCGTCCAGGATCTGGTCCTTGAACACCCGCTCGGGTGCGTTCACCACGGCAGTCGAATCCGTTGCGATGTCCGGCAATTCGGGAAGATGCTGTGGGTACTGCGGGGACTGCAGGCTGATCGCGCGCACCGACGGCACTCCATCGACCGAGCCGAGATGCTTCTCGGCGAACGACTTGCTCGCCACCACCAGCGCGGCCGCACCGTCGGACGTCGCGCAGATGTCGAGCAGCCGAAGGGGGTCCGACACCACGGGGCTGCCCAGCACGTCCTCGACGCTGGCTTCCTTGCGGTAGCGCGCATTCGGGTTGTTCAGCCCGTGTCGCGCGTTCTTCACCTTCACCTGCGCGAAGTCCTCGAGCGTGGCGCCGTAGAGGTCCATGCGCCGACGTGCCAGCAGCGCGAAATACACGGTGTTGGTGGCGCCGATCAGGTGGAACCGCTGCCAGTCCGGGTCGTTCCTGCGTTCACCGCCGACGGGTGCGAAGAAACCCTTCGGCGTGGTGTCGGCCCCGATCACCAGCGCCACGTCGCAGAACCCGGCGAGGATCTGTGCGCGGGCGCTCTGCAACGCCTGTGAACCGCTCGCGCATGCGGCGTAGCTTGAGGTGACGGGTATGCCGTTCCAGCCCAGCTTCTGGGCGAACGTGGCACCTGCGACAAAGCCGGGGTAACCGTTGCGGATGGTGTCGGCGCCCGCCACGAGCTGGATCTGGCGCCAGTCGAGTCCGGCCTCGGCCAGCGCGGCGCGCGCGGCCACGACGCCGTACTCGGTGAAGTCACGTCCCCACTTGCCCCACGGGTGCATGCCTGCGCCGAGGATGTAGACCGGTTCCGGTGCGCTCATTCTGCGGCTCCCTTGCTCCTCGCGTCCGCAGGCCTCCACGCGTAGGTGAGGCGCTCGACGCCGTCGTCGTCGGTGTAGAGCGGCATGGTGGTCAGTTCCATCTCCATCCCGACCTCCAGGTCCGCGGCCAGAGTGCCCTCGACGACCTTGCCCAGCACGATCAGGCCCTCCTCGGCCAGTTCGACGGCCGCCACGGCGAACGGCTCGAACGGGTCCGGCGCCGGATAGGGCGGCGGCGGGGCATAGCGGTTCTCGGTGTAGCTCCAGACCTTGCCGCGGCGCGACAGCGGCACCTGGGCCAACTCGTCGCCGTCACAGGCGGGGTTGGGGCAGTTGTCGGCCCGCGGCGGGAACACGTAGGTGGCACATTTCGTGCACTTTCCGCCGATCAGATGGGGGCCGCCGGACTCGTCCTCGCGCCACCATCCGTCGATGGCCGGTAGTTGCGTTGCGGCGTCGGTATCACCTGGCACACGGTCAGCGTAAACGATCACGGGGCGCCAACTGAAACGTGTTGCAGTTTTGTCCCGGCTACCGGGACGCGACGTCGACAAGGATGCGGAGCACGGCCTCGGGCGCGTCGCGCATCAGGTTGTGTTTGGCGTCGAGTTCGTGGCAGCCCCAGTTCGGGTCATCGCGGACGCGGTCGTAGCAGGTCCGCATCGGTGACTCGCCAGGCCAATCGAGCGCATAGACGAACTCGCGGCGCCGGAAGCGGTTCAGGTCGACGCCGAGTCGCAGCGGCTGCAGCACGCTCGCGCGCGGATGCGCGCTCGCGCGGGGATCGAAGAACGGCAGTGGTGGCACTCCGAATCCGGAGTCGTCGGACTCCAGGTACCACCGCCGCTCCTCGTCGTCGACCAGATCCGCACACGATTCCCCGTCGCGCGGCACCACCGCATCGAGGAACACCAGCGCGTCGACGCTGTCGGGAACGCGGTCGGCGACACCGGTGATCACCATGCCGCCGTAGCTGTGGCCGACGAGGACGACCGGTTCTTCCGCGTATGCCTCGATCACCGCGACGACGTCGGTGATGTGGGTGTCGAGGTTGACGCCCGCGCACAGCAGGTGCGCGCGTTCGGCGACGCCGGTCGGTGTCACAGCCAGCACCTGATACCCGGCCGCCCGCAGCGGAGCCATGACGGGATCGAAACACCATGCCCCATGGCACATTCCGGGGGCGAAGACGAATGTCGTCATGCGCGTGCGCTCCTTGCGGTGTCGGTACGGTATCTGCGGGTGATGCGGTCGAGCTCGGTGGCCGTGCGGGTCTGGCCCGCGGTGTGCATCTCGCGGTTGGCGGCGATCACCTCGGCGGTCTCCTCGGTGCGTTCGGCCTCGTAGCGTCGCAGGCCGCCTACGCCGTGGGAGGCGAGGTGATCGGCCAGCACCCAGGCGTCGACGATCGCCTGCGAACCACCGTTCGCGCCAACGGGGTACATCGGGTGCGCTGCATCGCCGAGCAGCGTCACCCCGCCGCGACCCCACTGCCGCAACGGATCCTTGTCGACCATCGGATACGTGAAGATCTGTTCGGTGTTGCCGATCAGTTCACCCGTGTCGAGCCAGCCCAGTCGCCAGTCCGCGATGTGGGGCAGCACCTCGTCGGCCGACGCGGGGGCGTTCCAGCGTGCCGAGGTCGCCGTGCCCAGCGGCACTTGGACGACCCAGTTCACCAGATCCGGTCCGATCGGATAGGTGATCAGGTCGATGCCCTTGTCGCCCTTGACGATTGCCATCGTGTGCCCGTCGAGGAACGGCGCCATGCGACTGGCCCCCCGATACATGGTGATGCCGGCGAACCGCAACGGATCCGGCCCAGGATGCAGCGCCGCTCGTACCACCGAACCGATGCCGTCGGCCCCGACGAGTACGTCCGCCGTGACGTCTCCGGCGTCCGTATGGACGACGACGCCAGATCCGTCGTCTGTGAAACCGGTGACCCGCGCACCGGTCCGGACGGTGTCGGCGCCGAGGCGCTCACGCACCGCGGCGAGCAACAGCATCTGCAGGCGACCGCGGTGAATCGACAATTGCGGGTAGGCATCTCCGGCGGCCAGGCCGCGTGGTTCGGTGAACAGCAGTGTGCCGTCGGCGGCGTAGAAGCGGATCGCCGACGGCGTGGCCGACGCCGCGGCGACGGCGTCTCCCACGTCCAAGCGGTGCAGTTCCCGGACGGCGTGGGGGAGCAGGTTGATGCCGACGCCCAGCGGGCGCAATTCCCGGGCGCTCTCCAGCACGACGACCTCGAAACCGCGCTGCTGCAGGGCAAGTGCCGCGGTGAGGCCGCCGATCCCGGCTCCGGCGATGACGATCACAGTGGACATGACTCCAGCCTCGATCGACCAGAACCATAAGTCCAATACAGAGTATGAACAGAAACTATAATCAACAGTTATGGAGCTTCGTCAGCTCGAGTACTTCGTCGCAGTCGCCGAGGAAGCCAATTTCACGCGCGCCGCCCAGCGCGTCCACGTGGCTCAACCCGCGGTCAGTGCGTCGATCCGTCAACTCGAGCGGGAACTGGGCCAGCCGCTGTTCGACCGCAGCCGGCGTGAGGTCCGCCTGACCGC
This genomic window from Mycolicibacterium goodii contains:
- a CDS encoding lipid-transfer protein, which produces MSAPEPVYILGAGMHPWGKWGRDFTEYGVVAARAALAEAGLDWRQIQLVAGADTIRNGYPGFVAGATFAQKLGWNGIPVTSSYAACASGSQALQSARAQILAGFCDVALVIGADTTPKGFFAPVGGERRNDPDWQRFHLIGATNTVYFALLARRRMDLYGATLEDFAQVKVKNARHGLNNPNARYRKEASVEDVLGSPVVSDPLRLLDICATSDGAAALVVASKSFAEKHLGSVDGVPSVRAISLQSPQYPQHLPELPDIATDSTAVVNAPERVFKDQILDAAYAEAGVGPEDLSLAEVYDLSTALELDWYEHLGLCGKGEAEQLLRSGATTIGGRIPVNPSGGLACFGEAIPAQAIAQVCELTWQLRGQATGRQVEGAKVGITANQGLFGHGSSVIVAR
- a CDS encoding alpha/beta hydrolase, encoding MTTFVFAPGMCHGAWCFDPVMAPLRAAGYQVLAVTPTGVAERAHLLCAGVNLDTHITDVVAVIEAYAEEPVVLVGHSYGGMVITGVADRVPDSVDALVFLDAVVPRDGESCADLVDDEERRWYLESDDSGFGVPPLPFFDPRASAHPRASVLQPLRLGVDLNRFRRREFVYALDWPGESPMRTCYDRVRDDPNWGCHELDAKHNLMRDAPEAVLRILVDVASR
- a CDS encoding carboxylesterase/lipase family protein — protein: MHERTVRAEISTGIVEGFTRDGVHRWRSIPYARAPIGPLRLRAPQPAEGWPGVRYCHGFGYCAPQQRRYTLTGVGKYQPMSEDCLTLNVVAPEEPHEDALPVMFFVHGGGYILGSSATPIYDGAALARRGCVYVSVNYRLGVLGCMELSSLSTPDHPIDDNLFLRDLVLALQWVRDNIAVFGGDPDNVTIFGESAGAQAVATLLAVPAAEGLFARVISESPASGMVSSAAASARLAAQFAGLIAPGGEDAAAALKTLGPAQLGRALETLIRRGMTDMPGAFPVGPTWDTEFLPTDPIEAITEGSAHRVPLIVGNNADEGRLFTRFLPLLPTNEPMIEKLFADADPAHRERILAAYPGYPDSSACIRLGGDFAFGSATWQVAEAHSRHAPTYVYRYDYAPRALRWSGLGATHAMELLAVFDTYRTRYGSMLTAVADRRSARRVSRDIQTRWRNFSRAGVPGSDWPAYRPDDRAVYVFDTRPRIEYDPDADRRLAWEGFSLAQR
- a CDS encoding Zn-ribbon domain-containing OB-fold protein, translated to MPGDTDAATQLPAIDGWWREDESGGPHLIGGKCTKCATYVFPPRADNCPNPACDGDELAQVPLSRRGKVWSYTENRYAPPPPYPAPDPFEPFAVAAVELAEEGLIVLGKVVEGTLAADLEVGMEMELTTMPLYTDDDGVERLTYAWRPADARSKGAAE
- a CDS encoding ecdysteroid 22-kinase family protein, translating into MQPTQNAVIERPDDLTCGWLTTALGAGQVTDFSFERIGTGQMSECYRVSLRYAETGAGGADGPASVVLKVAATDRNSRQTGLALGLYEREVRFYTDIAPQLRGGPVAPCHHSAFDPRTGAFDLLLGDAAPATVGDELRGATIEQARLALSELGHVHGAAHASSGGAVIADWLVREAPVGQPMLAGLYAAFAERYAEAITPRQREVCERLVGSFESYLAAENQRPKGLVHGDYRLDNMLFGDPGADRPLTVVDWQTVTWGPALTDVAYFVGGSLPVDARREHYDGLLRAYHEALGPGAPLTLDQVREEVRRQSFFGVVMAIVSSMLVERTERGDQMFMTMLERHCSHVLDTGALDILAPPVPVEPLKPAPEDDDAHTPGGEPLWNESWYFDFVDTAAGFGGWIRLGLIPNQDHAWINVLVCGPGLPTVALNDFHAALPADIARVSGAGVELSLQRGEPLQTYRVTASGRAQAHDDPAALLRDESGTPLDVTVDLTWTSVGTPYLYRITPRYEIPCAVTGTVTVGEKTYPLDAVVGQRDHSWGVRDWWAMEWVWSALHLDDGTHLHAVDIRIPDMPPIGIGYTQREGDLVELESVTARHALGDDDLPVTTTLALQPGNIEATIDIQGHAPVKLTSAEGKISQFPRAWASVRTADGRTGAGWLEWNRNLG
- a CDS encoding DUF167 domain-containing protein encodes the protein MSETVVVRVKPGSRKGPLVETGDDGTLTIYVQERAVDGKANAAVTKLLAAHLGMPSGRLELASGATARLKRFPFS
- a CDS encoding primary-amine oxidase, translated to MDYPLDPLSADEFTAVAAILRRENGVGEGWRIASVELAEPSKAELAAFDEGGPTPARRAAVLCLDRSANATYKGFVSLTEDRVESFTHIPGVQANFTVDEFAECDQILRRHPDVIAALTRRGIIDIDNVFMDTWTYGSAVAPPEYADRRIGWSDTWYKSAAGANPYAHPISGLHCVVDLNAMEVLRVEDDGTNESPDVMGEYVPRHIPERIRAASTREPVKPLEITQPEGPSFTLRGNLLQWQNWSLRIGFNHREGMTLHTVRYRDGAVNRSVAHRLSFAEMVVPYRDSSVDHYRRTAFDIGEWGLGFMTTSLELGCDCLGEIRYLDAVLHNSKGEPYTIADAICIHEEDNAVLWKHVDHEAGAEVRRMRRLTLSFHVTVANYEYLVYWRLYQDGNIECEVRATGIMVTTPLPAGVDSHPNGTLVDKRTYAPYHQHFLIARLDLDIDGTDNTVFVTESHAEPVGPNNPYGLAVVVREEALRTEADGRQDVDFATQRAWKVVNTNAVNGLGTHPSYKLVPTGAIPPMLDPASPVLQRANVIGHTLWVTPNHPDERWPAGEFVNQSTHDTGLGEWTKANRSIDNTDVVLWYVFGIHHITRPEDWPVMPVDIVSFWLKPYGFFDRNPALDVPATPPGACAHGHARAAHH
- a CDS encoding FAD-dependent monooxygenase, giving the protein MSTVIVIAGAGIGGLTAALALQQRGFEVVVLESARELRPLGVGINLLPHAVRELHRLDVGDAVAAASATPSAIRFYAADGTLLFTEPRGLAAGDAYPQLSIHRGRLQMLLLAAVRERLGADTVRTGARVTGFTDDGSGVVVHTDAGDVTADVLVGADGIGSVVRAALHPGPDPLRFAGITMYRGASRMAPFLDGHTMAIVKGDKGIDLITYPIGPDLVNWVVQVPLGTATSARWNAPASADEVLPHIADWRLGWLDTGELIGNTEQIFTYPMVDKDPLRQWGRGGVTLLGDAAHPMYPVGANGGSQAIVDAWVLADHLASHGVGGLRRYEAERTEETAEVIAANREMHTAGQTRTATELDRITRRYRTDTARSARA
- a CDS encoding LLM class flavin-dependent oxidoreductase translates to MTFAKFFWFLPTAGDSRSIVGSSHASSQHTVPDNYRPPTRRYLAEVARAADRLGYEGVLTPTGTWCEDAWLTTSALLAETERLKFLVAFRPGLVPPTLAAQQTATLQRFSGGRVLLNVVTGGDNVEQRRFGDWLDHDERYARTGEFLHIVNRLWRQASDESLDYEGTYYKVADARVSAPPDPVPQIYFGGSSPAALPIAGEHVDVYLTWGEPPQDAAAKIEKVRALAARRGRTVRFGIRLHTISRDTSAAAWAVADDLVAGLDPEAIAKATALHSKSESEGQRRMTALHGGRIDRLEIHPNLWAGVGLVRGGAGTALVGSHEEVANLIYEYHSLGFDEFILSGYPHLEESYWFAEGVLPILRRKGVAA